The DNA segment GCTGGCTTGGCCGAAGCTCAGGTCCAAGAAGCCAAAGCCATTTCGCTGGAAAAAGAAGGCCTGGCCGAAGCCAAGGTTTCTCGCGAGAAGTTCACCGCCGAAGCGACCGGGATCACCGAGAAAGCCGAAGCGATGAAGAAACTGGACGGCGTCGGCAAAGAACACGAAGAGTTCAAACTCAAACTCGAGAAAGAAAAGTTCGTCGAAGTTGCAGCGATCGAAGCTCAACGCGGAATTGCCGAAAGCCAAGCGAGTGTCATCGGCGAAGCCCTGCAAGCCGCTCGAATCGACATCGTCGGTGGCGACGGAGAATTCTTCGAACAAATCACTTCCGCGGTCAAAGGCGGCAAAGCGATCGACCGATTTGTCTACAACAGCCAAGTTGCAACCGACGTCAAGAACACATTCTTCGACGGCAACGCGGATTACTTCCGCGATCAAGTCAAGGATCTGATCTCACAGTTCGGCTTGGACACCGACGGCGTGAAAGACCTTTCCATCGCAGCGTTGATCGCCAAGCTGATGGGCATGTCCAGCACCGACGATGTCCGGACGCAATTGACCAGCCTGCTCAGCATGGCGGGAACCGCCAACGTTGCCGATCAAAAGGTCAGTCGCTTGCTCACATCCGAGCCTACAACCGTTCCGGCGAAGAAAGTCTCGCCTAACGGGAAGAAGGCCTGATCGTGGCTGAGGACGCTTCCCCCGAAGCGGCTTCGCTGCCCGGTTCCGCTGCTGACGGTGGATCGGAGGCAGGGATTTCAAAGGCCGACACCGCGCAAATGTCCGGTGGCACCTACGAAGTCCTCCGCAACCGCCTCCGCACCGCCGCGGGCGATCTTCGCGATCGACTCGCCAAGCTGAACGAGGACCGTGGCGAAGTCTTCGGAAACATCGAAACGCGACTGCTCGCGACGCAGCGTGTGACCACCGAACACAACTGCGTCCCACGAGACATCGTCTCGATCGGCGACGAGTTTCTGTTCGGATACAACGTTCAGTTCGGCTTGAAAACCGAGATCGAACTGGCCGATGTGTTTTCAATCTACCGCATGGAATCCAATGAGTTCCATGAACGGCAACTCGAACGAATCATGGACGATCGCTTCGTCAGCGATTTCCATGAACTGTATCGGTTCTACAAAGACACCACGTTCCTGCGGTTCTTTGTGTCCGGACCCATCCTGCACATGGTGTTTCGAGTCGGCAAAACCGCTCGCGATATCAAATCGTTCAAATGGCGGCGCAGTCCCGAAGGCCTGCAATACGTCGACAACCGCAGTGATCACGAAGTCCGCTTGCCTGACCAGCACGAATTCCGCTGGCTGCGGACAACGCGTGACATGCATCATTACGGTGAGCACCCGCACATCTCCATCGACGACCGCGTGTTTGTCGAAACGGTGGGCGGTGACCTGACGATCAAAGTTGAAAACAACACCAGCGTCGGCGAAGGCATCTACGCCGAACCGGTCGACAACTTCGATCAAAAACTCGACGACGCAGAAATCCATTACGCAATCGTCGGTCACTTGGTCTTGCTCAAGATCAAACCGTATCAAGAGAACCAATTTCGCTACATCATCTTCAACGGCAAGATCAACCAAGCGATCCGTTTGGATGAGATTCAACACGCCTGCGTGATGCTGCCGGGCGACCAAGGCCTGATCTTCCCCGGTGGCTATTACTTGCAGTCCGGTGAGTTCAAACGCTTCGACCACGGCTTGGTCGACATGCGTTACGAGCGCACGATCAACTCGCCCAACGGTGAAGACAGCTTGTATCTGTTTTCAAATGTCGAAGACGGAACTTACATTCAGCTGCGTTACAACCAAATTCGCCAATCCGTCGACACACCGTTGGTGTGCCATGGGCAAACGTTCTTTGAAGCCGGCGAAATGGTTTGCTTCAAAGGCCAAGACACGCCGCAAAAACACCACGCGATCCAGCTTTGGCAAACGCCCTTCACCAGCGAAGACTACCTGCCCGACAATCAAACCGATTCGTTGCTCTTCAAGATCGGCAACAAAGACCTGGTTCGAGGGATGGCGGAATGCAGTGAACTGCTGCAACTGATTGAAAAGGACGACAGCTACAACGACTTGTACGTCGACCTGTCCAAGAAGTCGGGCGATGTCCTGGACAGTTACTTCTGGATCGACAACGAAGAGACACATCACCTTGCCGAACCGCTTCGCAAAATTCGCGAAACGGCGGGAGCGGCGATCGAAGAATACGAAAAAGTCGTTCGTGTTCGCGAAGCCACGGCCAAGCAAACTCGCCAGGCTCAGTCCGACACCAACACGACGCTGAAAGAGATCGAGCGTTCTCGTTTCACTTCGATCGATCAATTTGTCGCCTCACTCGCAAAATTGCGAGTCCAGCGAGGTCGAGCGATCGCGCTGCGTGAACTTCGGTTTGTGGACGTTGCGATCGTTGAAGAACTGGAAACGATCACCGCCGAGCAATCGGACCGTCTTAGCCGTCGTTGCGTCGAATTCCTGCTCGACGAAGACGCCTTGCAACCGTATCGCGATCGAGTCGGCGAAGCGGAAACCCGCGTTCCCGAGATCAAAGGTGTCTCCCAGGCCAAAGTGCTCGAATCGGAAATCGATCAAGCCGCCGCCGATCTGGAACTGCTGACCGAAACGGTGAGCAACCTGCAAATTGATGATGCGACTCAGCGAACCACGATCATCGATTCCATCGGCGACGTGTTCGCCACGGTCAATCGCGTTCGAAGTGCGCTCAAAAATCGCAAGCAAGAATTGATCGGCGTCGAAGGACGTGCCGAATTCGCGTCGCAGTTGAAGTTGCTCGAACAAACCACGACCGGCTACCTCGACGTTTGCGACACGCCCACTCGCTGCGACGAGTACCTGACCAAAGTCATGGTCCAACTCGAAGAGCTGGAAGGCCGATTTGCTGAGTTCGATGAGTTCATCGAAACGCTCGCCTCTCGTCGCGAAGATGTCTACGGCGCCTTCGAATCGCGAAAAGTTTCGCTGGTCGAAAAACGCAACCGAAGGGCCGAGGCTCTCAGTTCGGCCGCCGAACGGATTCTCAACGGGATCCAGCACCGTGTTTCGAACATGGAATCGATCGATCAAATCGCGGCGTACTTCGCTGGCGACTTGATGGTCGGCAAGATCCGCAGCCTGATCGACGAACTCGATGAGCTTGGCGATGCCGTTCGAGTCGGTGACTTGCAGAGCCGCCTCAAAACCCTTCGCGAAGATGCCCTGCGGGGACTCAAAGATCGCCAAGACCTCTACGAAGAGGGTGGCGATGTCATTCGACTCGGCGAACGTAAATTCGCGGTCAACACCCAACCACTGGACCTGACCACCGTCCTCCGCAGCAATGAACTCTGCTTGCATCTGACTGGCACCCAGTACTTTGATCCGATCCGCGATGAACGCCTGACCGCGGCACGGGACATTTGGAACCAGTCGCTGATCAGTGAGAACTCGGACGTTTATCGAGCCGAGTTTTTGGCGATGGATCTGTTTGAATCCGGCCAAGCCGAATCAATTGAAGATTTGGAATCGCTGAACGCGGCTTGGGTTGCCGAACGCATGGCGGGACGATTTGATGAGGGGTACGCCAAAGGTGTTCACGACGTGGACTCCGCGATCATCTTGCGAGGGCTGGTCGAACTGGATCGTTCGATTGGACTTCTGCGACACGCTCCTTCGCTTCGCACCGCGTCTCAGTTCTGGTGGCAGTGCTTTCTCGACACCAAGCAACGCACGCAGATGAAGCACTGGATTGCGGGCTTTGCCAAACTCGCGATCGCCTTCCCTCAAGCTCAACCTGCCGTCGAATTTCGTCAGCACTTGGCTGAACTGGCATCCGAACGCCAATCCGAATGGATGGCTCTGTTTGACAGCGTGGTCACACCGGAACGGATCGCCGACTATTTGTTTGAACAACTGACCATCGCACCGGACCAAGTCGCCATCAGCGGCCAAGCTCATGCGTTGCATGAAGGCTTCCTTCGTTCGCTTCCCGCTTCCGATCAAAAACGTTGGGTGCTCGGCGGGCTGAAGCCCAACAGTTCCTCGCCCATTCACACCTTTGTGCTGGCTCGCAACTGGGCCGATGCGTTTCTTGACAAACGCGCCGCCGGGGACGCAAACGAAACCGGCGATTCACCTCAATGGTACCGAGACGAGTTGGCTTGGATGATCTTCCAGTCCGCGATGGAGGCCAAGAAAACCCCGACGGAGGCTTGCCCCGCCACCGAGGTCATCGACGTTCCAGTCGCGAAGCGTTTGACAGGTTTGGTTGGCAGCCATGCCCGGATCGAGCGTGGCGAAATGCCGCTGCACTACCACGAATTCATCACGCGTCTGCGTGGGTACCGAGAAGATGTGGTGCCGCGATTCCGCTCCCTTCACCAAGCCAAAACTGAGTGCGTTGAGTCAGCTCGTGAATCGATGCGTTTGGATGAATTCAAACCTCGGATCCTCAGCAGCTTTGTCCGCAATCGATTGCTCGACGAAGTTTACCTGCCACTGATCGGCGACAACCTTGCCAAACAAATGGGCACGGTCGGCGAAGACAAACGCACCGACCGAATGGGTCTGTTGCTGCTGATCTCACCACCGGGTTATGGCAAAACGACCTTGATGGAATACATCGCCAGCCGGCTTGGACTGGTGTTCATGAAAATCAACGGCCCCGCAATCGGTCATGGCGTGACGTCGCTGGATCCAGATGAAGCCCCGAATGCCGCCGCTCGCGAAGAGGTCATGCGTTTGAACTTGGCGCTCGAGATGGGCGACAATGTGATGCTGTACCTGGATGACATCCAGCACACACACCCGGAATTGCTGCAGAAATTCATCTCCCTGTGCGATGCGACGCGAAAAATCGAAGGGGTTCGAGACGGCAAGACGCGAACATATGACCTGCGTGGACGACGAGTCGCGGTGGTCATGGCGGGCAACCCCTACACCGAATCGGGCGATCGTTTCCAAATCCCCGACATGCTTTCCAACCGCGCCGACGTTTACAACTTGGGCGAGATCATTGGCGAGTCGGCCGATGCATTTGAGATGAGCTATCTCGAAAACTGTTTGACCAGCAACGTGACCTTGGCACCGCTTTCCAATGCGTCGCCATCGGACGCGCGAGCGATCATTTCCGCTGCCGGTCGAGATTCAGCCGAAGGCATCGAGCTGGAAGCCAATTTCAGCATGGATCAAATTCGAGACATGTTCGAAGTCACTCGCAAATTGTTGCGAGTCCGTGATGTGGTCCTGCGGGTCAACCGTGCCTACATCCGTTCAGCCGCTCAAGCCGATGAGTATCGAACCGAGCCTCCGTTCAAACTGCAGGGCAGCTACCGGAACATGAACCGGATCGCTGAACGAGTTGCGCCGGTGATGAACGATGCCGAATTGCAATCGCTGATCATCAGCAACTACGAACAAGACGCCCAGACACTGACGACGGACAACGAAGCCAATGTCCTGAAGTTCAAGGAACTGATGGGCATCCTGAATCCGGAAGAGAAGCAACGCTGGGACGCAATCAAGTATGCGTTTGTCGAAAGTGTCCGAATGTCGGGCATGGACGGTGAGGACCAAGCCGCTCAGGTACTGCGTCAGTTGGCATCGATGCGAGATGGCCTGGAATCAATCCGGCAAGTCATCGCCAAAGCCATCGCGATGGAAGATCACTCGGCCGAAGAACGCATGGACTCGCGAGTCGACACGCTGCGACAAACGTTGCTGTCGATGGGCGAATTGATGTCAGGCCGCTTGGCATCCACTGCGACTCAGCTGGAAGCCATCTCACGGCAACAAGCCGCTTCACCGCCGGACCAAAAGATCCTCGTCCAGCACAAAGTCCCACGCGTGATCGCGGATCTGGTCAAAGGTCAGTTCCACCTGATGCAAGAATGGATGCGTCCGCTGCTGGAGGAATCGATCGACAACAGTCGCGACCTCAGCCGATTGCAGGAACAGATGGACCTGATGCTGAAGACCTTTCGCGACGTCGAAGATTCATTCCAATCGCCCGACGAATGAGCGGACTTGCCGGGTGTGATGTCTGTCTCGCGGGGATCTTGTCATTCCGCAGGAATGAATCAGACTTCAACGTCATGAATCCCACCGCCTCCCATCCCAAGATCTTGCCTGCCACGCCGGAATCCATCCGGCTCGCCAGTCAGGCCCTGCGCGCTGGGAAATTGGTTGGACTGCCCACCGAAACCGTCTATGGCTTGGCCGCTCGCGGCGACCAACCCGACACCGTCGCGAAAATTTTCGCGGCCAAACAACGCCCTGCGACCAACCCCTTGATTTTGCACGTGGGTGATCCCAGTGCAGTCCGTGCGTTGGTCGTGATCGATTCCGAGATCACGCGTCGCCGTTTTGAAGCGGCCAGTTCCCTGTGGCCTGGACCACTGACACTGGTGCTGCCGCGATCCGAGTCGGTGCTCGACTGCGTCACCGCGGGAGGAGACACCGTGGCCGTGCGTGTCCCCGCGCACCCGGTCGCTTTGCAATTGTTGCGCGAGGTCTCGCTCCCCATCGCCGCCCCCAGCGCCAACGTTTCCAACTACGTCAGCCCGACTCGCCCCGAACATGTGATCGATGGACTGGAACACTCGATCGAGTGGGTGCTCGATGGTGGTATCTGTGATGTCGGTTTGGAATCCACGGTGCTGTCGATTGCCAATCCGAACGCTCCGCCGACGATCCTTCGCGAAGGCGTCGTTTCAGTCGCGAAACTTGAAAGCCTGCTGGGCGAAAACGTGGTCTCGGCCACGACGCCCCACTCAGCCGCTTTGAATGCTTCACCTGACACGCCTGCCGCTTCGCCGGGGATGCATCGCAAACACTACTCCCCGAGAACGCCGCTGCGATTGGTTCCGGAACAGAATCGCCATCCATGCTCACGCAGTCCCGATGATTCGAAGCGGGTCCTCCGCATTCAGCTTCGGGGGCCAGCCAAACCGATCGCGGGTTACGCCGACGTTTGGAGCCTGTCACCGTCAGGCGTTCCGCTCGAGATTGCCAATCGTCTGTACGAAACGCTGCGTCGCGCGGATTCGGGTGAGTTTGATCAGATTGAGGTGGATCAATTGGTGACGATCGACTGGAGTCCGGACTGCAATCCCAACCTGCTCGCCGCGATCTCAGACCGCCTGTGTCGTGCAGCCAATCAGGACGACGTGCCGGCGGATCACTGAATCCAAGGGCGAGCTGCATCGGGTTGAGCCGCGATGATGGGCACCGCCGATGTTTCCAGATGGGCGT comes from the Rhodopirellula islandica genome and includes:
- a CDS encoding DNA repair ATPase, with translation MAEDASPEAASLPGSAADGGSEAGISKADTAQMSGGTYEVLRNRLRTAAGDLRDRLAKLNEDRGEVFGNIETRLLATQRVTTEHNCVPRDIVSIGDEFLFGYNVQFGLKTEIELADVFSIYRMESNEFHERQLERIMDDRFVSDFHELYRFYKDTTFLRFFVSGPILHMVFRVGKTARDIKSFKWRRSPEGLQYVDNRSDHEVRLPDQHEFRWLRTTRDMHHYGEHPHISIDDRVFVETVGGDLTIKVENNTSVGEGIYAEPVDNFDQKLDDAEIHYAIVGHLVLLKIKPYQENQFRYIIFNGKINQAIRLDEIQHACVMLPGDQGLIFPGGYYLQSGEFKRFDHGLVDMRYERTINSPNGEDSLYLFSNVEDGTYIQLRYNQIRQSVDTPLVCHGQTFFEAGEMVCFKGQDTPQKHHAIQLWQTPFTSEDYLPDNQTDSLLFKIGNKDLVRGMAECSELLQLIEKDDSYNDLYVDLSKKSGDVLDSYFWIDNEETHHLAEPLRKIRETAGAAIEEYEKVVRVREATAKQTRQAQSDTNTTLKEIERSRFTSIDQFVASLAKLRVQRGRAIALRELRFVDVAIVEELETITAEQSDRLSRRCVEFLLDEDALQPYRDRVGEAETRVPEIKGVSQAKVLESEIDQAAADLELLTETVSNLQIDDATQRTTIIDSIGDVFATVNRVRSALKNRKQELIGVEGRAEFASQLKLLEQTTTGYLDVCDTPTRCDEYLTKVMVQLEELEGRFAEFDEFIETLASRREDVYGAFESRKVSLVEKRNRRAEALSSAAERILNGIQHRVSNMESIDQIAAYFAGDLMVGKIRSLIDELDELGDAVRVGDLQSRLKTLREDALRGLKDRQDLYEEGGDVIRLGERKFAVNTQPLDLTTVLRSNELCLHLTGTQYFDPIRDERLTAARDIWNQSLISENSDVYRAEFLAMDLFESGQAESIEDLESLNAAWVAERMAGRFDEGYAKGVHDVDSAIILRGLVELDRSIGLLRHAPSLRTASQFWWQCFLDTKQRTQMKHWIAGFAKLAIAFPQAQPAVEFRQHLAELASERQSEWMALFDSVVTPERIADYLFEQLTIAPDQVAISGQAHALHEGFLRSLPASDQKRWVLGGLKPNSSSPIHTFVLARNWADAFLDKRAAGDANETGDSPQWYRDELAWMIFQSAMEAKKTPTEACPATEVIDVPVAKRLTGLVGSHARIERGEMPLHYHEFITRLRGYREDVVPRFRSLHQAKTECVESARESMRLDEFKPRILSSFVRNRLLDEVYLPLIGDNLAKQMGTVGEDKRTDRMGLLLLISPPGYGKTTLMEYIASRLGLVFMKINGPAIGHGVTSLDPDEAPNAAAREEVMRLNLALEMGDNVMLYLDDIQHTHPELLQKFISLCDATRKIEGVRDGKTRTYDLRGRRVAVVMAGNPYTESGDRFQIPDMLSNRADVYNLGEIIGESADAFEMSYLENCLTSNVTLAPLSNASPSDARAIISAAGRDSAEGIELEANFSMDQIRDMFEVTRKLLRVRDVVLRVNRAYIRSAAQADEYRTEPPFKLQGSYRNMNRIAERVAPVMNDAELQSLIISNYEQDAQTLTTDNEANVLKFKELMGILNPEEKQRWDAIKYAFVESVRMSGMDGEDQAAQVLRQLASMRDGLESIRQVIAKAIAMEDHSAEERMDSRVDTLRQTLLSMGELMSGRLASTATQLEAISRQQAASPPDQKILVQHKVPRVIADLVKGQFHLMQEWMRPLLEESIDNSRDLSRLQEQMDLMLKTFRDVEDSFQSPDE
- a CDS encoding L-threonylcarbamoyladenylate synthase, which codes for MNPTASHPKILPATPESIRLASQALRAGKLVGLPTETVYGLAARGDQPDTVAKIFAAKQRPATNPLILHVGDPSAVRALVVIDSEITRRRFEAASSLWPGPLTLVLPRSESVLDCVTAGGDTVAVRVPAHPVALQLLREVSLPIAAPSANVSNYVSPTRPEHVIDGLEHSIEWVLDGGICDVGLESTVLSIANPNAPPTILREGVVSVAKLESLLGENVVSATTPHSAALNASPDTPAASPGMHRKHYSPRTPLRLVPEQNRHPCSRSPDDSKRVLRIQLRGPAKPIAGYADVWSLSPSGVPLEIANRLYETLRRADSGEFDQIEVDQLVTIDWSPDCNPNLLAAISDRLCRAANQDDVPADH